From the Phyllopteryx taeniolatus isolate TA_2022b chromosome 16, UOR_Ptae_1.2, whole genome shotgun sequence genome, one window contains:
- the atxn7l3a gene encoding ataxin-7-like protein 3 isoform X2 has product MKMEDMALSGPDNTRLEALVHDIYSELVEDACLGLCFEVHRAVKHGYFFLDDTDPESAKEFEIVDQPGLDIFGQVYNQWKNKECECPNCKRLIAASRFAPHLEKCLGMGRNSSRIASRRLASNNNNVSKSESDQEDNDDLNDNDWSYGAEKKSKKRKSDKNQNSPRRSKSLKHKNGDLGSNVTSEAFKYNNYNNAGINYETLGPEEVRSLLTTQCGVISEHTKKMCTRSSLPDATAESNTFELQGDSGGAQNLISRLQWEDSPEISPTDSASSRASTNHSDTRRPKKKKRTSLALNSTAGGGGEGTSGNLTSGGNGGVSHSNISLAAKKKRPKLPAPPSISSIYDDLN; this is encoded by the exons atgaaaatggagGATATGGCCCTGTCAGGCCCAGACAACACCAGGCTGGAG gcCTTGGTCCACGACATCTACTCTGAGCTGGTGGAGGACGCCTGCCTGGGCCTTTGCTTTGAGGTGCATCGCGCCGTCAAGCATGGCTACTTCTTCCTGGATGACACCGACCCGGAGAGCGCCAAGGAATTCG AGATTGTGGATCAGCCAGGACTGGACATCTTCGGCCAGGTGTACAACCAGTGGAAGAACAAGGAGTGCGAGTGTCCCAACTGCAAGCGGCTGATCGCGGCGTCTCGCTTTGCGCCGCACCTGGAGAAGTGTCTGGGCATGGGACGCAACAGCAGCCGCATCGCCAGCCGCAG GCTGgccagcaacaacaacaacgtgagCAAGTCAGAGAGCGACCAGGAAGACAATGATGACCTGAACGACAACGACTGGTCATACGGCGCAGAGAAGAAAT CCAAGAAGAGAAAGTCAGATAAg AATCAAAATTCACCGCGACGATCCAAATCACTAAAGCACAAAAATG GTGATCTGGGCAGCAATGTCACTTCAGAAGCTTTCAAG TACAACAACTACAACAACGCCGGGATCAATTACGAAACTCTGGGGCCTGAGGAAGTCAGGTCACTCCTGACCACG CAATGTGGGGTAATCTCGGAACACACCAAGAAGATGTGCACCAG GTCGTCCCTGCCCGACGCCACAGCGGAGAGCAACACGTTTGAGCTCCAAGGGGACAGTGGTGGGGCTCAGAACCTCATCAGCCGCCTGCAGTGGGAAGACTCGCCGGAGATTTCACCCACCGACTCCGCCTCGTCCAGAGCCA GCACCAACCATTCGGACACTCGCAGGCCGAAGAAAAAGAAGCGAACCTCGCTGGCTTTGAACAGCACAGCAGGAGGCGGCGGTGAAGGAACAAGCGGAAATCTAACGAGTGGCGGCAATGGCGGTGTCTCGCACAGTAACATTAGCTTGGCCGCCAAGAAAAAGCGTCCCAAACTTCCTGCTCCTCCTTCTATTTCCAGTATCTACGACGACTTGAACTAG
- the atxn7l3a gene encoding ataxin-7-like protein 3 isoform X1, with protein sequence MKMEDMALSGPDNTRLEALVHDIYSELVEDACLGLCFEVHRAVKHGYFFLDDTDPESAKEFEIVDQPGLDIFGQVYNQWKNKECECPNCKRLIAASRFAPHLEKCLGMGRNSSRIASRRLASNNNNVSKSESDQEDNDDLNDNDWSYGAEKKSKKRKSDKNQNSPRRSKSLKHKNGDLGSNVTSEAFKYNNYNNAGINYETLGPEEVRSLLTTQCGVISEHTKKMCTRSQRCPQHTDEQRRSVRVFLLGPSASSLPDATAESNTFELQGDSGGAQNLISRLQWEDSPEISPTDSASSRASTNHSDTRRPKKKKRTSLALNSTAGGGGEGTSGNLTSGGNGGVSHSNISLAAKKKRPKLPAPPSISSIYDDLN encoded by the exons atgaaaatggagGATATGGCCCTGTCAGGCCCAGACAACACCAGGCTGGAG gcCTTGGTCCACGACATCTACTCTGAGCTGGTGGAGGACGCCTGCCTGGGCCTTTGCTTTGAGGTGCATCGCGCCGTCAAGCATGGCTACTTCTTCCTGGATGACACCGACCCGGAGAGCGCCAAGGAATTCG AGATTGTGGATCAGCCAGGACTGGACATCTTCGGCCAGGTGTACAACCAGTGGAAGAACAAGGAGTGCGAGTGTCCCAACTGCAAGCGGCTGATCGCGGCGTCTCGCTTTGCGCCGCACCTGGAGAAGTGTCTGGGCATGGGACGCAACAGCAGCCGCATCGCCAGCCGCAG GCTGgccagcaacaacaacaacgtgagCAAGTCAGAGAGCGACCAGGAAGACAATGATGACCTGAACGACAACGACTGGTCATACGGCGCAGAGAAGAAAT CCAAGAAGAGAAAGTCAGATAAg AATCAAAATTCACCGCGACGATCCAAATCACTAAAGCACAAAAATG GTGATCTGGGCAGCAATGTCACTTCAGAAGCTTTCAAG TACAACAACTACAACAACGCCGGGATCAATTACGAAACTCTGGGGCCTGAGGAAGTCAGGTCACTCCTGACCACG CAATGTGGGGTAATCTCGGAACACACCAAGAAGATGTGCACCAG GTCTCAGCGATGTCCCCAGCACACGGACGAGCAGAGGAGGAGCGTCAGGGTGTTCCTCCTGGGGCCGTCCGC GTCGTCCCTGCCCGACGCCACAGCGGAGAGCAACACGTTTGAGCTCCAAGGGGACAGTGGTGGGGCTCAGAACCTCATCAGCCGCCTGCAGTGGGAAGACTCGCCGGAGATTTCACCCACCGACTCCGCCTCGTCCAGAGCCA GCACCAACCATTCGGACACTCGCAGGCCGAAGAAAAAGAAGCGAACCTCGCTGGCTTTGAACAGCACAGCAGGAGGCGGCGGTGAAGGAACAAGCGGAAATCTAACGAGTGGCGGCAATGGCGGTGTCTCGCACAGTAACATTAGCTTGGCCGCCAAGAAAAAGCGTCCCAAACTTCCTGCTCCTCCTTCTATTTCCAGTATCTACGACGACTTGAACTAG
- the atxn7l3a gene encoding ataxin-7-like protein 3 isoform X3: protein MKMEDMALSGPDNTRLEALVHDIYSELVEDACLGLCFEVHRAVKHGYFFLDDTDPESAKEFEIVDQPGLDIFGQVYNQWKNKECECPNCKRLIAASRFAPHLEKCLGMGRNSSRIASRRLASNNNNVSKSESDQEDNDDLNDNDWSYGAEKKSKKRKSDKNQNSPRRSKSLKHKNGDLGSNVTSEAFKYNNYNNAGINYETLGPEEVRSLLTTVSAMSPAHGRAEEERQGVPPGAVRVSVPRPPLRPHPVLNSSPLLLQLY from the exons atgaaaatggagGATATGGCCCTGTCAGGCCCAGACAACACCAGGCTGGAG gcCTTGGTCCACGACATCTACTCTGAGCTGGTGGAGGACGCCTGCCTGGGCCTTTGCTTTGAGGTGCATCGCGCCGTCAAGCATGGCTACTTCTTCCTGGATGACACCGACCCGGAGAGCGCCAAGGAATTCG AGATTGTGGATCAGCCAGGACTGGACATCTTCGGCCAGGTGTACAACCAGTGGAAGAACAAGGAGTGCGAGTGTCCCAACTGCAAGCGGCTGATCGCGGCGTCTCGCTTTGCGCCGCACCTGGAGAAGTGTCTGGGCATGGGACGCAACAGCAGCCGCATCGCCAGCCGCAG GCTGgccagcaacaacaacaacgtgagCAAGTCAGAGAGCGACCAGGAAGACAATGATGACCTGAACGACAACGACTGGTCATACGGCGCAGAGAAGAAAT CCAAGAAGAGAAAGTCAGATAAg AATCAAAATTCACCGCGACGATCCAAATCACTAAAGCACAAAAATG GTGATCTGGGCAGCAATGTCACTTCAGAAGCTTTCAAG TACAACAACTACAACAACGCCGGGATCAATTACGAAACTCTGGGGCCTGAGGAAGTCAGGTCACTCCTGACCACG GTCTCAGCGATGTCCCCAGCACACGGACGAGCAGAGGAGGAGCGTCAGGGTGTTCCTCCTGGGGCCGTCCGCGTGAGTGTGCCCCGTCCCCCACTCCGCCCGCATCCAGTCCTTAACTCCTCGCCCCTTCTCTTACAATTGTACTGA
- the tmub2 gene encoding transmembrane and ubiquitin-like domain-containing protein 2, with protein sequence MAVCALTMLEGMGGEATAAGGALLVALALILAWVSTHVVERGDHILGTILTAGTHASLIGAGGDAGGEAQADAPEQTASIQPSPENKPDDSEVDEGLPSEDAELLLDIQSKALPGRRIQASDEEEDDDYGEDEETEGVHKKDVSATPPFCVRLKFLNDTEEVAVVKPHHTVDQLKSKYFSGREHQIKLIYQGQLLQDSKRTLLSLNVTHNSVIHCHVSQASHDGSPEAEAAGSAETTVTGGLRAAGVAISTGSLVVPVFVVILAVVWYFRINYRQFFTAPATISLVGVTVFFSFLIFGMHSR encoded by the exons ATGGCAGTGTGTGCACTGACCATGCTGGAGGGGATGGGCGGTGAGGCCACCGCGGCGGGCGGTGCCCTGCTGGTGGCCCTGGCACTGATCCTGGCCTGGGTCTCCACGCATGTGGTCGAGCGCGGCGACCACATCCTGGGCACCATCCTGACGGCGGGCACGCACGCCTCCCTCATCGGTGCGGGGGGGGACGCAGGCGGCGAAGCCCAGGCCGACGCACCCGAGCAGACTGCCTCTATCCAGCCCTCACCGGAGAACAAGCCGGATGACAGTGAGGTGGATGAGGGGCTACCGTCCGAGGACGCGGAACTGCTACTGGACATTCAGAGCAAAGCGCTCCCCGGGAGAAGGATTCAAGCTTCggatgaggaggaagacgacGATTACGGCGAAGACGAGGAGACGGAGGGGGTACATAAAAAGGACGTGTCTGCCACGCCGCCCTTTTGCGTGCGACTCAAGTTTTTAAACGACACTGAGGAAGTGGCTGTCGTCAAGCCTCACCACACCGTGGACCAGCTCAAAAG TAAGTACTTCTCTGGGCGTGAGCATCAGATCAAGCTGATCTACCAAGGCCAACTCCTCCAGGACTCCAAGAGGACTCTGCTGTCCCTGAACGTGACTCACAACAGCGTCATCCACTGCCACGTCTCGCAGGCCTCGCACGACGGCAGCCCCGAAGCTGAGGCAGCGGGTTCTGCTGAGACTACTGTCACTGGGGGCTTGCGGGCGGCAGGCGTGGCCATCAGCACGGGCAGCCTAGTGGTGCCCGTGTTCGTGGTGATCCTGGCCGTGGTGTGGTACTTCCGCATCAACTACCGCCAGTTCTTCACTGCGCCCGCCACTATCTCCCTGGTGGGCGTCACCGTCTTCTTCAGCTTCCTCATCTTCGGCATGCACAGCCGCTGA